In Paenibacillus sp. BIC5C1, a genomic segment contains:
- a CDS encoding helix-turn-helix domain-containing protein: protein MQLLQRQCKLIAELFDMSIFCVNTRGEIVLEWLGDRILNPLYGNDKQFFFRLLGFDPTVRRERPAIIKTMFFENYLLIPFVHDSNEEETVILGPCLPFALFEHKINGLINDTHLFANREHVFHYYQSVPVISHEQLIKIVISVNQMLNHTWIEAEGIAQVPLQGMSIQEYSQPGSMYPSPNDEEAPHHNPLNEKKLLTIVREGKMEALGEFSQLGYENTGVLSKSSHIRSKKNLGIIGIALAARAAIDGGLYSEIAFSESDRYIQRLEDLRTDQDIDQCCLEAFYSLTEKVSLVKETRHSKIVTLCKNYIYNHRYSKISHEEIAVHAGISANYLSVLFKKEVEISVNEYIQQIKIEEAKHMIRFTSTPLSEIGSLLCFTDQSYFTKIFKKHTGKTPKQYQQTHHLIEQ, encoded by the coding sequence ATGCAGCTGTTGCAGCGTCAATGCAAGCTCATTGCTGAGCTTTTTGACATGTCTATTTTTTGTGTGAATACCCGCGGAGAGATTGTATTGGAGTGGCTGGGGGATCGGATACTTAATCCACTTTACGGCAACGACAAGCAATTTTTCTTTCGGTTATTAGGCTTTGACCCCACGGTTCGCAGAGAACGGCCCGCTATTATAAAAACAATGTTCTTTGAGAACTACCTTCTTATTCCATTTGTTCATGATTCCAATGAAGAAGAGACCGTTATTTTAGGCCCCTGCCTCCCATTTGCTCTGTTCGAACATAAGATTAACGGGCTTATTAACGACACTCATCTTTTTGCGAACCGGGAACACGTATTTCATTATTATCAATCTGTTCCTGTCATTTCCCATGAGCAGCTGATCAAAATTGTGATTTCGGTAAACCAGATGCTCAACCATACATGGATTGAGGCCGAGGGCATAGCACAGGTTCCTTTACAGGGAATGTCCATACAGGAATATAGCCAGCCGGGTTCCATGTATCCCTCACCAAACGACGAAGAGGCACCGCATCATAATCCGTTAAACGAGAAGAAGTTATTAACCATTGTCAGGGAAGGTAAAATGGAGGCACTTGGCGAGTTTTCGCAGCTTGGGTATGAGAATACGGGAGTGCTGTCCAAATCAAGCCATATCCGATCTAAAAAAAATCTCGGCATCATCGGTATTGCCCTTGCTGCCAGAGCCGCAATTGACGGCGGGCTCTACTCGGAGATCGCTTTCTCGGAAAGTGACCGCTATATACAGCGCCTTGAGGATTTGAGGACTGATCAGGACATTGATCAATGTTGTCTGGAAGCTTTTTACTCCTTAACCGAGAAGGTATCTCTTGTCAAAGAAACGCGGCATTCCAAAATCGTGACGTTATGCAAAAACTATATATACAACCATCGTTATTCTAAAATCTCACATGAAGAAATCGCTGTGCATGCGGGCATCAGCGCCAATTATCTTTCTGTGCTTTTTAAGAAAGAGGTCGAAATCTCCGTAAATGAATATATTCAGCAGATCAAAATTGAGGAAGCCAAACATATGATTCGGTTTACAAGCACTCCCTTGTCTGAAATCGGTTCCCTTTTGTGTTTTACGGATCAGAGCTATTTCACCAAAATCTTCAAAAAACATACGGGCAAAACGCCTAAACAATATCAACAAACGCATCATCTGATCGAACAATAA
- a CDS encoding NAD(P)-dependent oxidoreductase, whose translation MSKKRVFITGASGGMGQESLKKMVHDSHLYDIVTLCLDTEKDRQALEPYQEQVTITYGDILDYKTVLACVKDADLILHIAAFVSPAADYFPKKAMDINYGAAKNLIQAIFEQGQEEHTKLVFIGTVAETGDRMPPIHWGRVGDPIKPSMFDYYAVSKIAAERLVIESGLKYWVSLRQTGIMGPAMSKIVDAIMFHNCLDNVLEYVSDRDSGTMMKNLCNYEFTGNLPEDFWCHVYNIGGGESCRVSTYEMYQVLYGAIGFKNLDHVIHPKWYATRNFHGQYYLDSDRLNDYLNFRQDGMDYFYRCYLENLGSQGTAAKLLCKLPFGERIMGSVMRKMFSKPARSEHGTVRFIEEQVEDHIDAYWGSKEQWAKLPDKLSEFRHFTDWNTVVPIDHGYDDTKPQEQLELHDLKKAAAFRGGQYVSGEMETGNWSNKLTFTCAFGHTFEASPRLVLEAGHWCPVCERESWNYSERAKVDPFFAQVWTPLHSSQETRVYKKVVSELDVPAERIN comes from the coding sequence ATGAGTAAAAAACGAGTATTTATTACCGGTGCATCCGGAGGGATGGGGCAGGAAAGTCTGAAAAAAATGGTTCATGATAGCCATCTATACGACATTGTTACATTATGTCTGGACACCGAGAAAGATCGTCAGGCGCTTGAGCCATATCAGGAGCAAGTAACGATTACATATGGCGATATTCTGGATTATAAAACCGTGCTGGCATGTGTGAAAGATGCGGATCTGATTCTCCATATCGCTGCTTTTGTATCTCCTGCGGCAGACTATTTTCCAAAGAAAGCGATGGACATCAACTATGGAGCAGCGAAGAATCTGATTCAGGCTATCTTCGAACAAGGGCAGGAGGAGCATACCAAACTGGTCTTTATCGGAACGGTTGCCGAGACAGGTGACCGTATGCCACCCATCCACTGGGGCCGGGTTGGAGATCCGATTAAACCGAGCATGTTCGATTATTATGCGGTTTCCAAAATAGCGGCTGAACGTCTTGTGATCGAATCCGGGCTGAAATACTGGGTCAGTTTGCGTCAAACGGGAATCATGGGCCCAGCCATGAGTAAAATAGTGGATGCCATCATGTTCCACAATTGCCTGGACAATGTGCTGGAGTATGTATCTGACCGCGATTCGGGAACGATGATGAAGAATTTGTGCAATTATGAATTCACAGGTAACCTTCCGGAGGATTTCTGGTGTCATGTATACAATATTGGCGGAGGCGAATCTTGCCGTGTAAGTACCTATGAGATGTATCAGGTATTATATGGTGCGATCGGATTCAAAAATCTGGATCATGTCATTCATCCAAAGTGGTACGCCACTCGTAACTTTCATGGACAGTACTATCTCGATTCTGATCGGTTGAACGATTATCTGAACTTCCGGCAGGACGGTATGGATTATTTCTATCGTTGTTATCTGGAGAATCTGGGTTCACAAGGTACCGCAGCCAAGCTACTGTGCAAGCTGCCGTTCGGTGAGCGCATCATGGGCAGTGTGATGCGAAAAATGTTCTCCAAGCCTGCACGAAGCGAGCATGGAACGGTGCGATTCATTGAAGAACAGGTAGAGGATCATATCGATGCCTATTGGGGCAGCAAAGAGCAATGGGCGAAGCTTCCTGATAAACTGAGCGAATTCAGGCATTTCACGGATTGGAACACGGTTGTTCCGATTGACCATGGGTATGATGACACCAAACCGCAAGAACAACTGGAGTTGCATGATTTGAAAAAAGCTGCCGCGTTCAGGGGAGGGCAGTATGTATCCGGTGAAATGGAGACCGGCAACTGGAGCAACAAGCTAACCTTTACTTGCGCTTTCGGACATACGTTTGAAGCCAGTCCGAGACTAGTACTGGAGGCGGGGCATTGGTGTCCTGTATGTGAACGTGAGAGCTGGAACTATTCGGAGCGTGCAAAGGTTGATCCATTCTTTGCACAGGTCTGGACACCTCTGCACTCATCGCAGGAAACCCGCGTATACAAAAAAGTGGTATCTGAACTGGATGTACCAGCGGAACGCATAAACTAA
- a CDS encoding glycoside-pentoside-hexuronide (GPH):cation symporter, translating into MKAERNIFNTPVVNQKKQPRVLGLDAQGIQKTMRPYHYLGDGAAQVALNSIGGLIGMLTYFYTDKVGITAATVGTIMLITKIINAVSDLIMGKVIDSTKSKYGKARPWILWMALPAMASIILLFTVPSEASTAVKTLYALITVVFASAIVSTGIGIPYGSLMAIRTRSVEERSKMGLTRTIFGYIIGMIISIALIPITNMLGGNQKAWIIVAVILGTVSFISLILTFLASKEDNAGINIVESDNIPFWESIRLLFRNKYWIIMLFAQLLINMMYTLNGSTGIYYTKYILGNEDLIGIMGAIGLIPVFLGFVMVGPMIKRFGLARTARIGLMLGIVASFIRCFMPYHFIAALVLGGISTLATIPMMAVGGVLVNNTVEYGEWKTGKRLVGMINSANSFGMKIGIGLAAALIGWILAIGHYDGTLASQTDSAMTSILVLTVYLPLAIFVLTYLCLRKYDLDEKYPQIVKELEERRNS; encoded by the coding sequence ATGAAGGCAGAACGAAATATTTTTAACACGCCGGTTGTAAACCAAAAGAAACAACCCAGAGTATTGGGTTTGGATGCTCAAGGCATTCAAAAAACGATGCGACCTTACCACTATCTTGGCGATGGTGCTGCACAAGTCGCCTTAAACTCGATTGGCGGATTGATCGGCATGTTAACGTATTTTTATACGGACAAGGTAGGAATTACAGCCGCTACGGTAGGTACGATTATGCTTATTACCAAAATTATTAATGCTGTCTCGGATTTAATTATGGGCAAAGTAATTGATTCAACAAAATCAAAATATGGGAAAGCACGTCCATGGATTCTGTGGATGGCACTTCCGGCGATGGCTTCAATTATATTACTGTTTACCGTCCCATCTGAAGCTTCAACCGCTGTAAAAACCCTTTATGCGTTAATAACGGTTGTTTTTGCTTCAGCCATTGTGTCCACGGGGATCGGTATCCCTTACGGAAGCTTAATGGCAATCCGTACGAGAAGTGTTGAGGAACGCAGCAAAATGGGCCTTACCCGCACGATCTTTGGTTATATTATTGGCATGATTATCTCTATTGCATTGATTCCGATTACCAACATGCTGGGTGGAAATCAGAAGGCCTGGATTATCGTTGCTGTAATTTTGGGTACGGTATCCTTTATTTCCTTGATTCTTACTTTTCTGGCGTCGAAGGAAGACAATGCAGGCATAAATATAGTTGAAAGCGATAACATTCCATTTTGGGAGAGCATCCGGCTTTTATTTAGAAACAAGTACTGGATTATCATGCTGTTCGCTCAGCTGTTGATTAACATGATGTATACGCTAAACGGATCAACTGGAATCTATTATACGAAGTACATTCTGGGGAATGAGGATCTTATTGGAATTATGGGAGCAATCGGTCTCATTCCCGTATTTTTGGGTTTCGTGATGGTAGGTCCCATGATCAAAAGATTTGGACTCGCAAGGACAGCACGCATTGGGTTGATGCTAGGCATCGTTGCATCCTTCATTCGTTGCTTTATGCCATATCATTTTATCGCAGCTTTAGTTCTGGGGGGCATCTCGACATTGGCAACCATTCCGATGATGGCTGTGGGAGGTGTACTGGTGAATAACACGGTGGAGTACGGTGAATGGAAAACGGGCAAACGTTTGGTAGGTATGATTAACAGCGCAAACAGCTTTGGTATGAAAATTGGCATCGGCCTGGCAGCTGCATTAATTGGCTGGATTCTCGCAATCGGGCATTACGATGGAACGCTGGCATCCCAGACGGATTCAGCAATGACGAGTATTCTGGTTCTGACGGTATATCTTCCTTTGGCGATTTTTGTCCTTACGTATCTTTGTTTGCGCAAGTACGATCTGGATGAGAAATATCCTCAGATTGTAAAGGAACTGGAGGAACGCCGCAACAGTTAG
- a CDS encoding helix-turn-helix domain-containing protein, with protein MSKMSGEFDKTLKFLYQSTLIPTYVYVNHQCVVSYPVQDVLTLPPLDYTSQLVASNEQVSYLSTSFFAYYGAIQVSSSPDTVIIVGPVSQIPYLKDTLRIMKKEFVISASDEVQFEVFLKWIPPMQLQQFLNHLLSIHYFVNGEELEYFDLLKLESLERINHKQTERNYENKESRYFNNSYEIENQMCSYVESGNEAGLRRFLERPFVTHEGITASDSLRQAKNIYIVTITLATRAAIRGSLDTEIAYQLSDLYIQQIEQLPSLEAIQNFAKEAIFNFARRVQGAKYNIPVDHSMSRIIQYVFKSVNQPLTATHIAQQFGYSRTHLSTVFKKNVGTSLHQFIVDCKLKEAQHLLVFTNKPISEISSYLCFSSQSHFQTVFKRAVHLSPLQYRKHHQGIHSG; from the coding sequence ATGTCAAAAATGTCTGGCGAGTTTGATAAAACACTGAAATTTTTATATCAATCCACACTGATTCCTACGTATGTTTACGTTAATCATCAATGTGTTGTCAGCTATCCGGTGCAGGACGTACTAACGCTTCCCCCGCTGGACTACACTTCTCAGCTCGTAGCCTCCAATGAACAGGTATCCTATTTGTCCACTTCCTTTTTTGCGTATTACGGTGCAATTCAAGTGAGCTCGTCCCCGGATACAGTCATTATTGTCGGTCCTGTCAGTCAAATTCCCTACTTGAAGGATACACTCCGGATTATGAAGAAGGAGTTCGTCATTTCAGCTTCAGATGAAGTCCAATTTGAAGTTTTTTTGAAATGGATTCCGCCTATGCAATTGCAGCAATTTCTCAACCATTTGTTAAGCATCCATTATTTCGTCAATGGTGAAGAATTGGAGTATTTTGATCTGCTGAAGCTGGAATCCTTGGAACGAATCAATCATAAGCAAACGGAACGGAATTACGAAAATAAAGAAAGCCGGTACTTTAACAATTCATATGAAATCGAAAACCAGATGTGCTCGTATGTGGAGTCTGGAAACGAGGCAGGTTTGCGGCGTTTTCTGGAACGGCCGTTTGTGACTCATGAAGGCATAACGGCAAGCGACAGCCTGCGTCAGGCCAAAAACATTTACATCGTAACCATTACACTGGCTACAAGAGCGGCCATTCGCGGCAGCCTGGACACTGAAATTGCCTATCAATTGTCAGATCTCTATATCCAGCAAATAGAGCAATTACCTTCATTGGAAGCGATTCAGAATTTTGCGAAGGAAGCCATTTTCAACTTTGCCAGAAGAGTACAGGGAGCAAAATACAACATTCCAGTAGACCACAGCATGAGCCGAATTATTCAATATGTGTTCAAAAGTGTAAATCAGCCTTTAACGGCAACGCATATAGCTCAGCAATTCGGATACAGCCGAACCCATCTCTCCACGGTGTTCAAAAAAAATGTTGGCACATCCCTGCATCAATTCATCGTTGACTGTAAACTAAAAGAAGCCCAGCATTTGCTTGTTTTTACGAACAAGCCCATCAGTGAAATTAGCAGCTACTTGTGCTTCTCCAGTCAGAGCCATTTTCAGACGGTATTCAAGCGTGCTGTACATTTGTCTCCGTTGCAATACAGAAAGCATCATCAGGGAATACACTCTGGTTAA
- a CDS encoding sensor histidine kinase, with the protein MNTISKKANPSRINEETGPIASSRIPIMIWLWLVATATLILQTMSAPLWMPSIFFVLAMLAHTFVYWEVNKLIQRSKWLYLLLQAGLIYGSAMLMPDGMPAVTIGLIPVLIGQSFALFYETAKVVLVAFVLYIVFCAVTLFTRSGTDVALLILLLLMMIVVVVSYAVLFYRQVNARVRTLTFLHELEKAHNKVEELTLTSERQRMARDLHDTLAQGLAGIIMQLEAVDEHMNRGSFPRAHEIVRSSMGQARKTLADARKAIDDLRTKATPAMSFGEAIQEQIQRFQQATGIRVTLEGKAPNLMSKVGMEHMLHILSESLMNVARHAKATSVRITMSEELEMFYLIISDNGKGFSTGRIGKQSGHYGLIGMNERARLIGGNIEIDSGKRGTTIVLRVPVKKEQA; encoded by the coding sequence GTGAACACAATCTCCAAGAAGGCGAATCCATCCCGAATCAATGAAGAAACGGGCCCTATTGCGTCTTCACGTATTCCTATTATGATTTGGCTATGGCTTGTCGCTACAGCCACTCTCATTCTGCAAACAATGTCAGCTCCCTTATGGATGCCCAGCATATTCTTTGTGCTGGCCATGTTAGCCCATACGTTTGTTTATTGGGAAGTGAATAAGCTCATACAACGTTCGAAATGGTTATACCTACTGCTTCAAGCCGGTTTAATCTATGGCAGTGCGATGTTAATGCCTGACGGAATGCCAGCCGTAACGATTGGGTTGATCCCTGTGTTGATTGGGCAGTCCTTTGCACTTTTTTATGAGACAGCAAAGGTGGTGCTGGTAGCTTTTGTATTATACATCGTATTTTGTGCAGTAACTCTGTTTACAAGATCCGGGACAGATGTGGCACTGTTAATTCTTCTGTTGTTAATGATGATTGTGGTTGTGGTGTCCTATGCGGTGCTGTTCTATCGTCAGGTCAACGCCCGTGTCCGAACATTAACCTTTCTGCATGAGCTGGAAAAGGCGCATAATAAGGTAGAGGAATTGACGCTGACCAGTGAGAGACAACGCATGGCGAGAGATTTGCATGATACGTTAGCTCAGGGGCTCGCGGGAATTATTATGCAGCTTGAAGCTGTGGATGAACACATGAACAGGGGGAGCTTTCCGCGTGCCCACGAGATCGTGCGCAGCTCCATGGGACAAGCACGCAAAACTCTGGCTGATGCACGCAAAGCCATTGATGATTTGCGAACCAAAGCAACACCGGCCATGAGCTTTGGAGAGGCCATACAGGAGCAAATCCAACGTTTTCAGCAGGCGACCGGAATCAGGGTTACTTTGGAGGGCAAGGCTCCTAATCTCATGTCCAAAGTGGGTATGGAGCATATGCTGCATATTTTAAGTGAATCGTTAATGAACGTAGCCAGGCACGCCAAGGCAACAAGCGTGAGAATTACGATGTCCGAAGAATTAGAAATGTTTTATCTAATCATAAGCGATAACGGGAAGGGATTTAGTACTGGACGAATCGGTAAACAATCCGGGCATTATGGCTTGATCGGGATGAATGAGCGTGCCAGGTTAATTGGCGGCAATATTGAAATTGACAGTGGAAAACGGGGCACGACAATTGTGCTGCGCGTTCCAGTGAAGAAGGAGCAAGCATAA
- a CDS encoding family 78 glycoside hydrolase catalytic domain: MELKNFRVEYMENPIGLDTSRPRFSWQIGSAEQGVMQSAYRIVVTQEGEMVWDSGRVDADTSVLVEYAGPYLQASTRYPVHVEVWDNQGQHASTAGYFETGLMKGSNFQAQWISHPFPTEETAPPVFTKTFNLSKKIQQARIYASCLGIYEIAINGLKVGDRYFTPGWTNYNERLQYQTYPVEGMLEKENKIEITVGNGWYKGIFGFTCTPDHYGDQVAALAELHIDYTDGTKDVITTDETWKVATGPIRSSEIYMGETYDSCYEEGQLSQVVLASFDNNRLVAQENEPVQIIEKRSAQQRITTPKGEQVLDFGQILTGFVEFKVSGCKGQVITIRHAEVLDKEGNFYPETLRQAVSINRFICNGEEQTFRPHFTFHGFRYIAIEGLEVVQPEHFTACVLHSHLEETGSLKTSNPLVNQLVNNIRWSQKGNFLDIPTDCPQRDERLGWTGDAQVFAGTAAFNMNVASFFAKWLRDLASEQSEEYGVPHVVPNILGNQEGAAAWSDAAVIVPWVMYQTYGDLRLLEEQYDSMKGWIDYISLRCGANGLWQTGYQYGDWLGLDKEEFSNERTGATDIYLVANAYYAYSTELVAKTAKLLGKTTDVVRYEKLYSEIKQAFNAEYISSTGRLVSETQTACVLALHFNLAEEKYRERICKTLESNIAKHKNHLTTGFVGTPYLCHVLSDNDLHDLAGTLFLKEDFPSWLYAVKKGATTIWERWNSILPNGDFDTSGMNSLNHYAYGSIGEWMYRKLAGINQLEAGFKKILIKPQFIIGVTWVESAYQSVYGEIKSSWSCMAGKIVVRVTIPANSTAIIVLPEKAEHVEVGSGSYIFEYATQTSLERERYTMDSTLKEIVEEPAAVQMLNEHAPGMLDHPMIQYAYDLSLSEMLANAPAEMEQLFRTVCHTLNAGKL, encoded by the coding sequence ATGGAACTGAAAAACTTTCGTGTTGAATACATGGAGAATCCAATCGGACTGGATACGAGCAGACCCAGGTTTTCATGGCAAATCGGGTCCGCAGAGCAAGGTGTGATGCAATCCGCATATCGGATCGTTGTCACACAGGAAGGGGAGATGGTCTGGGATTCAGGAAGGGTGGACGCTGATACCTCCGTTCTGGTCGAATATGCGGGTCCTTATTTGCAGGCCTCAACCCGGTATCCGGTTCATGTTGAAGTTTGGGATAACCAAGGCCAGCATGCATCCACTGCGGGGTATTTCGAGACCGGTTTAATGAAGGGCAGCAACTTTCAGGCGCAGTGGATATCGCATCCTTTTCCAACCGAAGAGACCGCCCCACCCGTTTTCACCAAAACGTTTAACCTAAGCAAAAAAATTCAGCAAGCCCGCATTTACGCATCATGCCTGGGGATTTATGAAATCGCTATCAATGGTTTGAAAGTGGGAGACCGTTATTTCACCCCTGGCTGGACGAATTATAACGAGCGTTTGCAATATCAGACGTACCCTGTGGAAGGCATGCTTGAGAAAGAAAATAAAATAGAAATTACTGTAGGAAACGGTTGGTACAAAGGCATTTTTGGATTTACCTGTACGCCCGACCATTACGGGGATCAGGTTGCTGCACTTGCGGAGCTTCATATTGACTATACCGATGGAACAAAAGACGTCATAACTACAGATGAAACCTGGAAGGTGGCAACCGGACCGATTCGTTCCAGCGAAATTTATATGGGCGAAACATATGATTCTTGTTATGAAGAAGGGCAGTTATCTCAAGTCGTGCTGGCTTCTTTTGATAACAACCGGCTGGTTGCCCAGGAAAACGAGCCTGTACAAATTATCGAAAAACGTTCAGCGCAGCAAAGGATTACAACGCCAAAAGGGGAGCAGGTTCTCGACTTCGGTCAAATTCTGACGGGATTTGTCGAGTTCAAGGTATCGGGATGTAAAGGTCAAGTCATTACAATCCGACACGCCGAGGTGCTGGATAAGGAAGGAAACTTTTATCCTGAGACCTTGAGACAGGCAGTATCCATTAATCGCTTCATCTGTAATGGCGAGGAACAAACCTTCCGTCCACATTTTACATTCCACGGTTTTCGCTATATTGCCATTGAGGGACTGGAGGTGGTGCAGCCTGAACACTTTACAGCTTGTGTGCTGCATTCCCATCTGGAGGAAACGGGCAGCCTGAAGACTTCAAACCCGCTGGTAAACCAATTGGTTAACAACATCCGATGGAGCCAAAAAGGCAACTTTCTGGATATCCCGACGGATTGCCCGCAACGAGACGAGCGTTTGGGATGGACAGGGGATGCCCAGGTGTTCGCCGGTACTGCTGCGTTTAACATGAATGTTGCTTCCTTCTTTGCCAAATGGCTGCGAGACCTTGCATCGGAGCAGTCTGAAGAATACGGCGTCCCGCATGTCGTCCCTAATATTCTTGGGAATCAGGAGGGGGCGGCAGCTTGGAGCGATGCGGCCGTTATTGTTCCTTGGGTGATGTACCAGACTTATGGGGACCTCCGGCTACTGGAAGAGCAATATGACAGCATGAAGGGCTGGATCGACTATATTTCGTTACGTTGCGGGGCCAATGGGCTGTGGCAGACCGGGTACCAATATGGTGACTGGTTAGGGCTGGACAAGGAGGAATTCAGCAACGAGAGAACAGGGGCTACAGATATTTATCTGGTCGCCAATGCTTACTATGCGTATTCCACCGAATTGGTTGCCAAGACGGCCAAGCTTCTGGGGAAAACCACAGATGTCGTTCGTTACGAAAAACTGTATAGCGAGATTAAACAAGCGTTCAATGCCGAATACATTTCTTCAACCGGCAGACTGGTTAGCGAAACTCAAACGGCCTGTGTGTTAGCGTTACATTTCAATCTGGCGGAGGAGAAGTACAGGGAGCGAATCTGCAAAACGCTTGAAAGCAATATTGCAAAACATAAAAATCATCTCACGACAGGTTTTGTCGGCACTCCATATCTATGTCACGTCTTGTCGGACAATGATCTGCATGATCTTGCCGGTACGCTGTTTCTGAAAGAGGATTTTCCATCCTGGCTATATGCCGTGAAAAAAGGAGCAACGACGATCTGGGAACGGTGGAATTCCATCCTGCCTAATGGCGACTTTGATACATCTGGGATGAATTCTTTAAATCATTACGCTTATGGCTCGATCGGTGAGTGGATGTATAGGAAATTAGCAGGAATCAACCAGCTTGAAGCAGGCTTTAAGAAAATCTTAATCAAGCCTCAATTCATCATTGGAGTTACCTGGGTAGAGTCTGCCTATCAGTCCGTTTATGGTGAGATTAAAAGCTCATGGTCATGCATGGCTGGCAAGATAGTCGTTCGTGTAACCATTCCGGCCAATTCGACAGCCATCATTGTACTACCCGAAAAAGCAGAGCATGTGGAGGTTGGCTCCGGTTCTTATATTTTTGAATATGCTACGCAAACCAGTCTGGAACGAGAACGCTATACGATGGACTCGACACTCAAGGAGATTGTGGAAGAACCGGCAGCCGTTCAGATGTTGAATGAGCATGCACCAGGCATGCTTGATCATCCAATGATTCAGTATGCCTATGATTTATCTTTAAGCGAAATGCTGGCGAATGCACCTGCCGAGATGGAACAGCTATTCCGTACAGTCTGCCATACGCTCAATGCAGGGAAGCTGTAA
- a CDS encoding cytochrome P450, producing the protein MFINENQGKSDSNVDFMDQSFIQQPFPVYEKLRAEEPVHRLLLPSGHAAWMVTRYEDAVKILQDSRFVTGASDSRDDEVGGSLPPHQAIILRNLISVGPEDHRRLRRLIQKAFTPRMIERLRGRITEISDDLLEKIKAGNKRELDLIEDYAFPLPIIVICEMLGVPLEDQEQFRRWSNTIMEGVSNPQMSQESDDVMKAFVDYLRELITQRRNHLQQDLISDLISIEEEGDKLTEQELYALVFVLIIAGHETTVNLIGNGMLALLEHPQQKQLLMEQPELIQSAVEEVLRYNGPAEISNIRWATENMEFEGKQIRQGDMMLVALSSANRDSAHYEEPDTFDITRKVNDHIAFGKGIHYCLGAPLARLEGEIAINALLRQLPEIRLNRDPQLLEWRPGMIIRGLTALPVVY; encoded by the coding sequence ATGTTTATCAATGAAAATCAGGGTAAGTCCGATTCCAACGTTGATTTTATGGATCAATCTTTCATTCAGCAGCCCTTTCCTGTCTATGAAAAATTGCGTGCCGAAGAACCCGTCCATCGCCTTTTGTTGCCAAGCGGGCATGCTGCCTGGATGGTTACCCGATACGAGGATGCCGTCAAAATTTTGCAGGACAGCCGTTTTGTGACCGGGGCTTCCGATAGCCGAGATGATGAAGTCGGGGGGAGCCTCCCTCCACATCAGGCGATAATTCTGAGGAATCTGATTAGCGTAGGTCCTGAAGATCATCGTCGATTAAGACGATTAATCCAGAAGGCATTCACACCCCGCATGATTGAAAGGCTGAGGGGACGAATTACCGAAATAAGCGATGATTTGCTGGAGAAGATCAAGGCAGGCAACAAGCGAGAGTTGGACCTGATTGAGGACTATGCCTTTCCATTGCCGATTATCGTCATTTGTGAAATGTTAGGCGTTCCACTGGAGGATCAGGAGCAATTCAGAAGATGGTCCAACACCATTATGGAAGGGGTCAGCAATCCGCAAATGAGCCAGGAGAGCGATGATGTGATGAAAGCTTTTGTGGACTACCTTCGTGAATTGATTACACAGCGACGCAATCACCTGCAACAGGATCTCATCAGTGATCTCATCAGCATCGAAGAAGAAGGCGATAAACTTACCGAGCAGGAGTTGTACGCGCTTGTATTCGTACTCATTATTGCGGGACATGAAACAACGGTGAATCTGATCGGAAACGGTATGCTAGCATTACTGGAGCATCCACAACAGAAACAGCTGCTTATGGAGCAGCCAGAGCTGATTCAGTCGGCGGTGGAGGAAGTGCTGCGTTATAATGGTCCGGCCGAGATTAGCAATATTCGTTGGGCAACAGAAAACATGGAGTTTGAAGGTAAGCAAATTCGTCAGGGTGACATGATGCTTGTTGCGTTATCGTCAGCGAATCGGGACTCTGCTCATTACGAAGAACCTGATACATTCGACATTACCCGCAAGGTTAACGATCACATTGCCTTTGGTAAAGGCATCCATTATTGTCTAGGTGCTCCGCTTGCGAGACTGGAAGGCGAGATAGCGATCAATGCGTTGCTTCGCCAGCTGCCGGAGATAAGGTTAAACAGAGATCCGCAATTGCTGGAGTGGAGACCAGGGATGATTATCCGGGGGCTGACAGCTCTTCCAGTCGTATATTAA